From a single Nicotiana tabacum cultivar K326 chromosome 8, ASM71507v2, whole genome shotgun sequence genomic region:
- the LOC107767682 gene encoding putative indole-3-pyruvate monooxygenase YUCCA9, with the protein MFTISERNFFSRRCVWVNGPVIVGAGPSGLAVGACLREQGVPFVILERADCIASLWQKRTYDRLKLHLPKKFCQLPKFPFPNHYPEYPTKRQFIDYLESYANHFDIKPQFNETVESAKYDEACKVWRIKTVSPIGCEVEYICQWLVVATGENAERVVPDIEGLKHFGGEVIHACDYKSGEKYQGKKVVVIGCGNSGMEVSLDLSNHNAQPSMVCRSSVHVLPREIFGKSTFELAMFMMSWLPLWLVDKILLIIAWFILGNIENYGLKRPSIGPLTLKNTQGKTPVLDIGALEKIRSGKIKVIPGIKRFSCGTIELVNGEKLEVDSVVLATGYCSNVPFWLQESEFFSKNGFPKAQNNWKGKSGLYAVGFTRKGLAGASADATKIAQDIAKVYKDDLKQKKQKVSTHRRCISTF; encoded by the exons ATGTTTACCATCTCAGAACGAAATTTCTTTTCGCGAAGATGTGTTTGGGTAAATGGACCTGTTATTGTAGGTGCAGGTCCATCGGGATTAGCTGTAGGCGCTTGTTTAAGAGAACAAGGTGTTCCTTTTGTAATTCTTGAAAGAGCTGATTGTATTGCATCTTTATGGCAAAAAAGAACTTATGATCGTTTAAAACTTCACCTTCCAAAAAAATTCTGTCAACTTCCCAAATTTCCATTTCCAAATCACTATCCTGAGTACCCAACAAAGAGACAATTCATTGATTATCTTGAATCTTATGCCAACCATTTTGACATTAAACCACAGTTTAATGAAACAGTTGAATCAGCTAAATATGATGAAGCTTGTAAAGTTTGGAGGATTAAGACTGTTTCTCCTATTGGCTGTGAAGTTGAGTATATTTGTCAGTGGCTTGTTGTGGCTACCGGTGAAAATGCTGAAAGAGTAGTGCCTGATATTGAAGGATTGAAACATTTTGGAGGTGAAGTAATTCATGCTTGTGATTATAAATCAGGAGAGAAATATCAAGGGAAGAAAGTTGTTGTTATTGGATGTGGCAATTCTGGCATGGAAGTTTCTCTTGATCTTTCTAATCATAATGCTCAACCATCTATGGTGTGCCGTAGCTCG GTTCATGTTTTGCCAAGAGAAATCTTTGGGAAATCAACATTTGAGTTGGCTATGTTTATGATGAGTTGGTTGCCACTTTGGCTAGTTGATAAAATTCTACTTATTATTGCATGGTTTATATTGGGAAATATTGAGAATTATGGACTAAAAAGGCCATCAATTGGTCCACTTACACTCAAGAACACACAAGGAAAAACACCTGTTTTGGACATTGGTGCCTTGGAAAAAATTAGATCTGGAAAAATTAAGGTTATCCCAGGAATCAAGAGGTTTTCATGTGGCACTATTGAACTTGTCAATGgtgaaaaattagaagttgattCTGTTGTTTTGGCTACTGGTTATTGCAGCAATGTCCCTTTTTGGCTACAG GAAAGTGAATTTTTTTCCAAGAATGGATTCCCAAAGGCACAAAATAACTGGAAAGGAAAATCTGGGCTATATGCAGTTGGATTTACAAGGAAAGGGCTAGCTGGTGCTTCTGCTGATGCTACAAAAATAGCACAAGATATTGCCAAAGTTTACAAAGATGACCTTAAACAAAAGAAGCAAAAAGTTTCTACACATAGAAGATGCATCTCAACTTTTTAA